The genomic stretch CCGCCCAGGCGGACCGGGCCGAGGGCGACGTTGCTCTGCTGGCGGCAGGTGTCGAGGGCGGGATGGGCGCGGTGGTGAGCGAGCGCACGGGCGAGGAGTTCGGCGCGGCGCAGCGCGTCCTCGGCGGAGGTGCCCCGCAGGTCCTCGCGGAGGCGATGGCTTCGCGCAGCCGGGTCACGGCCGTGGCGACCGCCTCGGTGTCGGGTCCGGTCAGGGTGGAGCGGCGGCGCAGGTCGAACAGGAGTGACTCGTCCGCCGGGCCGGTCCCGGCGGCGAGTTCGGCCGCCCGCGCGAGGTCTGGGCGCCGCCCGCTCAATGCGGTGTGGGGCGGCCCGGGCGCGGGGGTCGTCGGTGCCGTCCAGGAGGATGAGCAGGGCGGGCAGTTCCGCCTTGGCTTCCTTGGCGGGTGCCTCGTACTCGCGGGCCAGCTCCCGCAACCCCTTGTTGGCGGCGGCGAGTTGCTCCAGCCCGAGGATGGAGGCGACGGCGTCGTACATCTCGCTGGGCCTGCCTCCGATCACCTGGCCGAGCTCGGAGAACGACAGGATGGGGCGGTAGGTCGCCAGGCCCTCCTGCCAGCCGAGGCCCGGGAGAGGGACGGGCTCGTGGCCCGTGGTCGAGTTCGGCAGTGGAGTCGGCGACGTCGTCCCCGTGCCAGGTGCGCAGCACGGTGGCCGGCTCCGGTTCGCCGTCGATACGCAACTCCACGGCGACCTGAGGTTCCTGGCCGTGGTGAAGGTTGCGCCAGCTCTTGCGCAGATGTCGCTGCGGCCGCGCCAACGGGCGTTGTCGCCGGTCAGCGCAATCTCGACAGCCTCCGCGAAGCTCGACTTGCCAGAGCCGTTGCGGCCGGTGACCAGGGTGAGCCCCGGGCCGGGGGTGAGGGGGAGGCGTGCGGTGCGTCCGATACCGCGGAAGCCGCTGACCGTGACGGACTGCAGGTAGGCGCCCGGCATCCGGCCGCGCGCCCCGTCGTCGTCCTGGAACGCGGTGAGCAGGAGGGATCGGGTGTCCTAGTCGAGGTCCGAGCCGGCGAGTCGATCGGCGATGAGATGGGCGAGGGTGCCGGCCGCCGGGTCCTGGGCGGGCGGCCCTGCGGGAGACGGGTCCGGGGCGGGATCGGCGGGTTCTGGCATGGCGAAACTCCCGTGGAGACTATGGCTGTGAAGCGTGGGGCCGGACAGGCCGACGGCAACTGAACGACACGGGGCACACGGGAGCAGCGTTACAACGCGGGGCCGTGAGCCGTGAGTTGTGGACGACCATAGCCCACCCACCCCCAATCATGGAACTCTTTGGAATTTCATGGAGATCATTGGGGTAAGAGCCGGGACGTGACACCCCGGCCCCCGCACTCACAGACGCCACTCTTCGAAGAGCACCCCCAGCAGCTCCTCCTGTCTGGCCTTCAGCACTTCGGGGGTCCACTCGGCGTGCTGGAGCACTTGGCTGGTCAGCGCGAACGGGACCACTCCCCCGCGACCGGTGAAGTACTTGGCCTTCTTGGCGGTGAAGTCGTAGTTCTGGGCCGCAGAGTTCTTGGCGCGGTTCAGCAGCACCAGGTTTCCCAGGCGGTGCGTCCACTGGGCACGCCGCTCCTCGTCGAACAGCTCGACCCACTGCGAGTCGACCTTCGGGTTCTGCGGCAGGACGTGCTCCACGGTGATGAGCGGGTGGTCGTACGTCACCCCCTGCCCGCGGGCCAGCAGCTCGTCGAGCCGCAGCAGGACGTACTTGCGGATCTTGCCGACTAGATAGAGATCGCCATCGAGCCTGGCCCGGGTTTCGGCCTTCTCGTCGTCCCTCAGCTCGAGAGCCGGGGAGTCGAGGCCCAGTCCGTCGTCGAGCTGCCGAAGCAGCTCGGCGTACCGTGTGACGCGAGGTGTCGTGTAGACGCGGCGGACGAACATGCTGGCCGACAGCCGCTCCAAGGCTCGCATGAACGTGTCAAGCCATGCCGGGTCGTCCTCGTGGTGGCGCAACGCCCAGAGGGCGGCCGGTCGCCAGTCGTAGTTGTCGACCTGCTGGAGCCTCCTGAACCAGGCGTTGACCGCCTCCGCACCCGAAGCGGACTCATAACGTGCTTCGCGGATCTGGGCGTAGGCCTCGGCATACGGCCGGACGACGTCATGGACGAAGACCTCGGCCCTACCAGGGAGGTAGCGGCTGAGCACCTGCTCCGGAAACTCCTTGAGCAGCTCATGTTCCGCCCGCTTCTTGGCGAAGATCATCCGCAGGTGGAGGAAGAGTTCCGCGAAGTCGTCACGTCCCAGCATCTCCTCGGCGTCCTCCCAGGTGGTGGCGCACGCCTCGGACGCCTCCGCGCCGAGATCCCCGATGATCTGCGACTTGAAGATGTCGGTGGGAGACAGGTCCAGGCCACGGGAGTTCATGACGCTGAAGATCCGGTGTGCGCTGTCGAGGTCAGGAGTGCTGACGACGACGAGGAACGTCCGCTCGGCGAGCATCTGAGCCAGTTCCAGCCGGCGTTCCTCGGTCACCGCGGTGAGGCTCTGGTGGAGGACCGTCGCGTTGCGGAGAACGGCCTTCTGCGCGTCGGTCCGCAGGGCTTCCTCCTTGAGCGTCAGCAGAGTGCCCACCGCGCCCTTCGTCTGCACGTACTTCTCGAAGAAGTCCGCGTCACGGCTGCGCAGAGTGAGCCGCGGCCTCGGGGCGAGCCCACGGATCTTGGCACCCGGCTCCATCACCAGCCGGTCGAGGTCGCCGCGTAGTTCCGGATCCTCGGTCAGGTCGCGCAGCACCGACAGGAGGATGGTCAGGGTCGTGAGGCGCTGCTGGCCGTCGATGACATCCGCCTTCGGGACCGCGCTGTTCTTCACGAGCACAACGGAACCGAGGAAGTACGGCTCATCCGTCCCGCGGTCAAGGGCTTCCTGGAGATCCATCAGCAGTTGAGCCGCCTGCTCCTCCTGCCAGGCATAGGGGCGCTGGTAGTCAGGTATCTGGAAGTCGTAGTCACTGCTGAACACCTTGTGCAAGGGCATCTCGTGCGCCTCGAGCTTTTGCATGCCCCGATAATGTCGGAGAAATGGAGCTCCGCGGCACTAATCCGACGCAACTTCCTGGCCCCTGACAGCGATTCCGTGGGAGCCGGGTCCATCCCACGCCTGGACGAGGGCTTCACCGTCTACTGCTGTATCGACGACAGCGCGAGCACCCACGTCCGGCATGAGGTTCGACAGGGACCGGAAGTCCGTCATCCGTGTCACTCGGCGCTCAGCTGCACCCGTATCCCTTGCCCCACGCGTCCGCGTGCCACGTCAACGACCGCCGCGCATAGGTGACACCGATCCGGACGACCTGCTCAATCGTCAGGTTCGGCACGGGGATGCTCCGGTAGACGAAGTCGGACGCGAACCCGTTGAAGGTCAACGGAGCATGCGGGGCGGTTGCAGGTCGCTCGGGACCGATGTCGCCCAGCAGGGTACGTGCCCAGTCAAGGCAGAAGTAGTCGCCGTAGGCGCAAGCCTCCTGTTCGCGGACCGACCGCCGTGTCGGGCCGGGGCCGGCCAGGTGGACCAGCCAGAACTAGCCTTCCTGGATCTGCCAACCGAACCGGGGGTCGTCTCCGCGGTGAACATCTCCACGGTACCCTTGGCCTCGGCTCATTGCGGTCCGCACGATGACGCCGACCTGCTCGATCTCCTGCGCCAGCTCTGGCCGGACGAGGCTGTGCAGGCAAGGCATCTTCTGCACGGTCGCGCCCAGTCGAGCGTTCTTGAGGATTGCGACTGCCTCCTCTGGCACCAGCAACGGTTCGGCCCCGCGGGGGTGCCGACCTCGGCGGCCAGTCTCACGAGCTTGTCGATCAGGTCGAGCCAGTGCTCGAACATATCGGCGCCGAACCCGTCCGCCCGCCGGGGATAGGGCAGACAGGATCGCAGCGCGGCACACAGGTCCTCGTAGCTGCGGTAACGCCAGGTCAGACCGTTCGGGGTCGTCCATGAGCCGTCCGGCCAGGCGGGGGCGACCAGGCTGAGCAGCACCAGGACGGGATGGTCCAGGCCGTGGAGATTGCCCGCTGCGTACGCGTTCGACTGGCCGCTGCCCGGGAGCGAGAACCTTCCAGCCCTCGGGCCATCGAAAGCTCTTGCGGAACTCGAAACCATCCGGCCGCTCCTGCTCGGCGCCTACTCAATCCAGATTCGGCATACCGGAGCCCACAAGCCGACCAAGTTCGCCAGCTCATCTCCGCGATAAGCCCCTCGTCGGCACGGGGTAAAACTGGCCGGTTAAGCGGCCGCATGTCAGGATCGGACCGTGCCTGTTTTCCTGGACGCTGCCGAGAGTTCGGGGCGCCCTGCCGTGCCGCCTCCCAGGATGCGGCGGGTGGTGTTCGTCGCGTTGCTGAGCTCGGACGGGCGGCTTGCCCTGGTGGCAGACGACCCGTCTGGGGCTCTTCCCCGATGGGTACTCCCTTCAGGATCCGTCCGAGCCACAGAAACCTACCCTGAGGCGGCAGTGCGCGTACTCCGCAATGCGGTCGGCGCGATGCCGGTGCGCGGGGGCACTGTTGAAGGATGCCGCTGGGCTCAGGTGCCTGTGCCCGTAGGCCGGAGCCGTCGAGAAGCACACGTGTTCATCTTTCGTCTCGCTGCGGCTGGTGCTCCGCCGGAGCATCTGCCCTGGAGGGGAGCGACACGCTGGGCGGAGCCTGAGCAGTGGCAGGAGTTGTGCACACGGTGCGATCTGCCAGATGTGGATGTGCTTTGACGGGATACCTGGAGGGGTGGATCCCAGACGGGCGGATCACGTTGGGGCCTTGAGCCCCGGCACCTCGGCACCCACTTTCACTTTGCCCTGGCGATCGTGGTGGCGGTCTCCTGCAGGGCCGTTGCAACCGCTGGCATGTCCTGTTCACGCAGACGTACGGCGGGGGCGTACACGGAGATCGCGGCGAGCGGTTCCCCGATGCGGTTGCGGATGGCCACGCCTACGCCGTGCAGGTCGTGTGCGCTTTCCTCGAGGTCTGCCGCCCATCCCCGGACTCTGACTTCCTCCAACTCCACCTCAAGCAGCGACCACTCAGTGATGCTTCCTGCCGCCGTAGCAGGGAGCGCGGCCGGGAGTGTCGCGCGTACATCTGCCGGGTCGCGCAGTGCAAGCAGGGCCTTGCCCGCCGCTGTGACGTGGGCAGGGAGCTCCTGCCCGAACGGAACGCTGACGCGCAGGACATGCCGGCACTCGACTCCGTCGAGTAGTCGGACGACGGCCGCATCCAGGGAGTACAGGCACACCGTCTCCTGCAGCTTCTCCGAGAGCTCCTCCAGGGGTCTGCGCGCCTGTCGTCGGACGTCCAGCTGGGCGATCGCGGCCAGTCCCATGCGTACGAGCTGCGGACCCGCTGAGTATCCGTGCTGGCCAGGATCGTGACGCAGGAAACCCGTGCGCTGCAGGGTGACCAGGATGCGGTGTGCGGTGGAACGTGAGATACCGAGCTCCCGGGCGGTTTCGGTAACACCGACTTCCCCCCTGTCATACGCCAGGACGAGAACATCCAGGGCCTTCGTCACCGACGCCAAGGCCTCCGTCGCCGACGGATGCTTGCCATCCACCATGAAGGAACCGTAACGCTCAAACGTTCCCGGAGACCGGGAGCTTCGGCAGAATCCACACGTCAGAATTCTGCGACGGCACGTCTCACAGTTCCGGTGCGGCATCGCTCGAACCCGGCGAGCCAACTCTGCGTCAAGACAGGTTGATTCCTGCGATAACCCCGACCGGTCTTGCCGTGCTTGAGCGCACTGCTGACCGTTTGATAGCGCCTCACAGGAATGGGGTGCGTGCCACAGTGTGCCGTCCCTACACTGGCAGCGGCCTTCCTTAGGAGTTCGCTATGGCGGGATACCGGACCAGCGCACCTGCGTCAGACAAGGGTGTCTACATCGGCCAGGCTCGGCATGCCGTGAAGGAGCTGATCACTTCACTGCGCGGCGAGTTGGCGACATTGGAAGCTGTGTACACGATGATGTGCCAGGGCGCCGAATCCACCGATGTCCGCGAAGAGCCGCCGGACACTGGCGAGGACGCGGAAACCGCCCAGCCTTCCCGGGAAGGTCCGTCTGAAGTTTCTGTCGCCGACGAGGATCCTTCGTCCGAAGATGCGCGCCCGGGGATTGGCACTCGGACCCTGGGGCCACCGCGTAACGGAAGCATGCGCGATGCGATCCTCACACTCCTGTGCGCTGCTCAAGAGGCGATGTCCATCACCGATATCGCCGCAGCGGTACGCCCGGGAGCGGACGCGACGGTCCGTTCATCCGTAGGAAAAACCCTCAACCGCATGAAGCAACTTGGCGAGGTGGAAAATGTAGCACCGGGAATGTTCCGGGCCGTGCTGTCATCCCGGGCCGCTTGATCCACCCGAGAACGACCCTAACCCAACAAGCAGGCCTCCCTCGATTAGCGGTCGAGGGAGGCCGCCAAACACGCGAATGGACGCTTCTCCTAGTCAGGGTTCCGATTCGTCGCGCACGTTCACTCTAGCGCCCCCACGGATGGCGCTATAGGGCGTCTGCGTCATTCCGCACTTGAGCGTGCACGACTGACCTCAAAGAGGCAATTGGGGATCAGTCATGAGCACATTGGGTCGTATTCGATCCGGGCCAGAGCGCCAGGCCCAGGGCACGCTCCAGTCGGCAGATCGTCAGCACATCCGGCCAGGTGGCGCCCGCCAGCAGATCCCCGATGGTCTGTCTGCCGACGTGGCTCTGGGCGGCCAGGGCGCGCAGCGAGAGCTCCGGCCTCTCACGCAGGGCGGCGGCGAGGCGGCGGGCAATCGTCTGGACCACCGCCGCGGCGGGCTCCCCGGCGATCCGGGCATCCGGCCACTCCTCCGGATCGACGGCGTAGCTCCATGGCGGCGCCGTGCGCGCTCGGCCTCCGGTCATAAAGATGCGTTCCTTCAGATCGTGATCGACACTGACACCAGTGGCCGGTTAACCGGCCACCTGTCATGGGCCTTGCGCCTGGAGGTCGCTGTGTCGAATCGCCTGCTGGCCTACGCACCGAAGGCGGAGACGGTGCCGCCCGCCCAGTGGCGCCGCATCGCTCCGGTCGTCCGCTCGCTGGGATTCATGGCCGTCGCAGCGGGACCCTACGGCCCAGACGTGGTCATGACACCGCTCGCACGGCTGGTCGCCTGGGTCGAGGCCCAGGGCCTCCCGCTCGAACCCCCGGTGATCCTTGACCAGAGCACCGTCGAACGGTTCATCCTCGTCGGCTGCCGCGACATGGCCGCCAACAGCCGCCGAACCTGCAGCAGCCAGCTGCGCCGGGCTTCCGAAGCGCTCTTGTTGGACCAGCTCGGACAGCATCCGCCGATCCGGCTGAAGGCCACCGCCGCCCCAGTGGCCCCCTACCCGCCGGCGGAAATCGCCTACTGGCTGATCTGGGCGCAGAGCCTGCCCACCCCCGCCCAGCGGTGCAACGCCTGTCTTCTGTTCTGTCTCGGTGTCGGCTGCGGGCTCGCCGTTGAGGATCTTGTGTACGTTCGGGGGCGGGACATCCTGGCGGGCCCCACCGGCCGGGCACTGGTGAAGGTGCACGGGCGCCGTCCGCGCACTGTCGTATGCCGGTACGCATACGAGGAACTGCTGCTGGCGGAAGCCGCCCACATCCCGGCAGACGCGTACGCCTTCCGGCCGGGCTGGCAGGACCGCACCAGCAAGCACATCGCATCGGACTGGCTGGCCAGGTACCCGCGGATCGTCAGCCGTTGTGACGGTGCAGTGCTGCAGACCCAGCGGCTGCGCACGACCTGGCTCGTCGATCTGCTGAATGCAGGTATTCCGCTGAGGGTGATCCTCAAAGCGTCGGGGCTCGGGACCCTGCACAGCCTCTCGCGATACCTCGTCTTCCTCCACGACGTGCCCGAAGCGGAGGCATCCGATCTGTTGCGGGGGGGCGGCGGCATGAGCAGGAAGAACCCGGAGGACAAACCCTGCCGGCGTACCGGCCTCGCCTTACGCCCTGCACCGCAGGCCCCCGGCCGTACCCTCAGCGACCGCGTTGTGAGGCAGGTCTTCGACCTCGTGCGCCACAGCGGAGTACTGGAACGCCTTCCCTCTAACGAGCACCGGCCAGGCCCGAAGGGCTTCCCGTTCCGCACAGTGCTGATCGGCCTGATCCTGTCGCAGTACATGGGCAAGAGCGCGAACATCAACGACGCATGGGAGACGCTCTTCTTGGCCTTGTCTCCAGGGCCCAAAGCCCTCCTTGACGTCCCCGACGTCGACCTGCACATCCGCGAGGGCGCAACCCGAGAAGAAATCGACAGCGTCGCGCACCACCAATACGCGACGTCGAAGCGCGTCTACCGGTCCTGGGCCTCGATGACCCGGCGCCTTGACCCTGCACCGCACGACCGCCGCAAGAGGCTGTCGCTCAGCGAGGCTAAGAAGATTCGCCGGAAGTGGAATGCCCGCGACAACCAGGACACCGTGCGCAACCTGGAAGCCATCGCCCAGGATCTGATCCTCGCTCCGGTGATGGCTTCCTACCGGCGCGGCGACTTCGCTCAGTGGCCTGGCCACATCGCGGTCGACGACACTCCGGTTCCGGTCTGGGGCAAAGAGCCGGACTACCACCAGGACCGGGCCTCGCTTGAGATCACCGCCGGGATGTACGTGAAGGGAGGAACGCAGAAGAAGTCGGGGCCCAGCGGCAAAGCTGCGGCCTCCACGAACACTGGCACCCGGCGCGGCACCGCAAACAAGCCAGTGCCTCGCAAGACCAAGTCGGCCCGGGAGAAGAAGGCCAAGGCGCCGGAGAAGAGAGAGTTCCGCTACGCCATGATGGCCGCGTTCCCAGGCCATGGCCATGGCGACCTCGCTGGCGCCTACCCGGCGGTCTGCCTCGGCATGATCCTCCACACCCCGGGCACCGAACCCGGCCCGGCCGCCCTGCGCGCTATCCAGCCGGCCTTCGAACGAGGGCTGGTCAAAGACCTGTTCTGCGCCGACCAGGGCATCACCCAGGCCAAGCCTCACAACCTGCATCTGCAGCTGCTCAAACTCGGCCTCAACACGGTGAAGCACTACAACGACGACAAGGTCGACCGGCAGGGAGAGTTCCGCGGCATGCAGTTGGTCGGCGGCGAGTTCTACTGCCCGCTGATGCCCACCCCGCTCGTCACTGCGGGCGCCACATACATCGACAGCCGCACGGACGAGGACCGCGCCCACGCACTCAACCTGATCCAGTCCCGGAAGGACTACCAGACCAAGATCAAGGAGTACGGGCCCGCAGGGGACCAGCGTCGACAGTGCCCCGCCCTTGGATCCCACGCCACGGTCACCTGCTACCGTCGGCCCCAGCCACGCCCGTCCACCGTCGTCGACCTCGACGCCCCCACTGTCCGTACCCCGGCAGCCCTGCCCACCATCCGCAGGCCCAAGCGGGACACCCCCGTCCACCCCGACATCTGCAGGGGGAAGAGCATCACCGTCCCGGGCACCGTGTTGGCCAAGTGGCGGCAGAAATACCCCCTGTTCACTCCTCTGTGGCAGGAAGCCTGGTCCGGACTGCGCAGTCAGAACGAGGGCGGCAACGGCAACCTCAAGAAGTCCGCCCTCGATAGCATCGACAATCCCCAGCTCCGCCTGCCGCACGGACGCGTCGCACAGACCCTGCTCAATGCCGTCATCATCTTCGTGGCGAACCTCAGAGCCATCCGACGGTTCCTCCGCGACCAGGGCATCCAGCCCCGCAAAGCCAGCACACAGAGCGCCGTAACCCAACCCCGTGAGCCCTCCGACCCGCCCCAGGCGTGCCCGCTTCCGACGGAGCAGGTCGAGCCTCCGCCACGCGAGTGACACACCTCCGCCGCACTCCGCCCCCTGAAAACCCCACATGCCTGCGCCACGGCTACCAGCCGTCGCGCAGGCATGTCCTGTTTCCGCAGGTGAGAGGCGCAGTACCTGGACTGCCACCGCCTCACCCCCTCATCGGGCCGATCACGAGGCTCGAGGCCCCAGAAACGACGAAATACCGGTGAGTCACATGACTCGACCGGTAATTCGTGAACGCTTCGGGACGATCTCGTGAACGTCCCCGCTGGTGTCCGAGGGGGGACTTGAACCCCCACGCCCGATAAAGGGCACTAGCACCTCAAGCTAGCGCGTCTGCCATTCCGCCACCCGGACTAGGTGTCGTCTTCGCGGGGCGTTCCCCGCGGCGACATGGACAACAATACCAAGGTTTCGGAGTGGGTTTCACCTGCGTATCCGGGCAGGGCATAAGGGCGGCTTATGGGCCGACGGGCAGGGGGACGGTTGCCGCCCTGGTCAGGCGGACGGGTGACGGGCGGGACCCTCGGCACACCGCGAGGGTGAGTGGTCCGGCCAGCCCTTGGCTTGAACGGTGCGGTGGCCCCTGGACAGGCTCGGCCCGATGCGGGATAACGCTCCATACAGTATTCGTCGACTGTATGCGATCTGCATCCGCTGTGATCAGCGTGCCGTGCAGCGCCGGTCTCCCCTGGCGGATCGCCCTACGAAGGGATGCGATGCCCCATGCCCGACGACTCCCAGAAACCCGACACTTCTCCCTCGGCTTCCCACCCCCTCGTCTCCGGCGGCCACCTCGTGGCCCAGGCCCTCAAGGCGGAGGGCGTGGACGTGATCTACACCCTCTGCGGCGGCCACATCATCGACATCTACGACGGCTGCGTCGACGAGGGCATCGACGTGGTGGACGTGCGGCATGAGCAGGTCGCCGCGCACGCCGCGGACGCCCACGCGCGGATCACCGGCAAGCCGGGCTGTGCCGTGGTCACCGCGGGGCCCGGGACGACGGATGCCGTGACCGGGGTGGCCAATGCCTTACGGGCCGAGTCGCCGATGCTGCTGATCGGCGGGCAGGGGGCGCGGAACCAGCACAAGATGGGGTCGCTCCAGGATCTGCCGCACGTCGAGATGATGACGCCGGTCACGAAGTTCGCGGCGACCGTGCCGGACACCGCGCGCGTCGCCGACATGGTCTCGATGGCGTTCCGGGAGTGCTTCCACGGGGCTCCCGGGCCGTCCTTCCTGGAGATCCCCCGGGATGTGCTGGACGCGAAGGTGCCGCGCGACGCGGCGCGGGTGCCCCGGGCGGGGCACTACCGGGCCTCGACCCGTTCGGCGGGGGACCCGGACGCCGTCGAGCGGCTGGCCGAGCTGCTCGTACGGTCCGAGAAGCCGGCGCTCCTGCTCGGCGGTCAGGTGTGGACGACGCGCGGCACGGACGCGGCGGTCGCGCTCGTACGGGGTCTGAACCTGCCCGCCTATATGAACGGCGCCGGCCGCGGCACGCTGCCGCCCGGCGATCCGCACCACTTCCGGCTCTCCCGCCGCCACGCCTTCACGCACGCCGATCTGATCGTGGTCGTCGGGACGCCGTTCGACTTCCGGATGGGGTACGGGAGGCGGCTCTCGCCTGCCGCGACCGTCGTACAGATCGATCTTGACTACCGCACGGTCGGCCGGAACCGGGATGTCGACCTGGGGATCGTGGGCGACGCGGGGCTGGTGCTGGCCGCCGCCGCGCAGGCCGCGTCGGGGCGGCTGGACAGCGGCGCGGGCCGGCGCAAGGAGTGGATCGAGGAGCTGCGGGCCGTCGAGGAGGCCGCGGAGACGGAGCGGCTGCCGCTGCTGCGCTCGGACGCCGCGCCGATCCACCCGTACCGCCTGGTCGCCGAGATCGACGA from Streptomyces albofaciens JCM 4342 encodes the following:
- a CDS encoding DUF262 domain-containing protein; translation: MQKLEAHEMPLHKVFSSDYDFQIPDYQRPYAWQEEQAAQLLMDLQEALDRGTDEPYFLGSVVLVKNSAVPKADVIDGQQRLTTLTILLSVLRDLTEDPELRGDLDRLVMEPGAKIRGLAPRPRLTLRSRDADFFEKYVQTKGAVGTLLTLKEEALRTDAQKAVLRNATVLHQSLTAVTEERRLELAQMLAERTFLVVVSTPDLDSAHRIFSVMNSRGLDLSPTDIFKSQIIGDLGAEASEACATTWEDAEEMLGRDDFAELFLHLRMIFAKKRAEHELLKEFPEQVLSRYLPGRAEVFVHDVVRPYAEAYAQIREARYESASGAEAVNAWFRRLQQVDNYDWRPAALWALRHHEDDPAWLDTFMRALERLSASMFVRRVYTTPRVTRYAELLRQLDDGLGLDSPALELRDDEKAETRARLDGDLYLVGKIRKYVLLRLDELLARGQGVTYDHPLITVEHVLPQNPKVDSQWVELFDEERRAQWTHRLGNLVLLNRAKNSAAQNYDFTAKKAKYFTGRGGVVPFALTSQVLQHAEWTPEVLKARQEELLGVLFEEWRL
- a CDS encoding NUDIX hydrolase, translated to MRRVVFVALLSSDGRLALVADDPSGALPRWVLPSGSVRATETYPEAAVRVLRNAVGAMPVRGGTVEGCRWAQVPVPVGRSRREAHVFIFRLAAAGAPPEHLPWRGATRWAEPEQWQELCTRCDLPDVDVL
- a CDS encoding IclR family transcriptional regulator; translated protein: MVDGKHPSATEALASVTKALDVLVLAYDRGEVGVTETARELGISRSTAHRILVTLQRTGFLRHDPGQHGYSAGPQLVRMGLAAIAQLDVRRQARRPLEELSEKLQETVCLYSLDAAVVRLLDGVECRHVLRVSVPFGQELPAHVTAAGKALLALRDPADVRATLPAALPATAAGSITEWSLLEVELEEVRVRGWAADLEESAHDLHGVGVAIRNRIGEPLAAISVYAPAVRLREQDMPAVATALQETATTIARAK
- a CDS encoding helix-turn-helix domain-containing protein — encoded protein: MTGGRARTAPPWSYAVDPEEWPDARIAGEPAAAVVQTIARRLAAALRERPELSLRALAAQSHVGRQTIGDLLAGATWPDVLTICRLERALGLALWPGSNTTQCAHD
- a CDS encoding thiamine pyrophosphate-binding protein, which gives rise to MPDDSQKPDTSPSASHPLVSGGHLVAQALKAEGVDVIYTLCGGHIIDIYDGCVDEGIDVVDVRHEQVAAHAADAHARITGKPGCAVVTAGPGTTDAVTGVANALRAESPMLLIGGQGARNQHKMGSLQDLPHVEMMTPVTKFAATVPDTARVADMVSMAFRECFHGAPGPSFLEIPRDVLDAKVPRDAARVPRAGHYRASTRSAGDPDAVERLAELLVRSEKPALLLGGQVWTTRGTDAAVALVRGLNLPAYMNGAGRGTLPPGDPHHFRLSRRHAFTHADLIVVVGTPFDFRMGYGRRLSPAATVVQIDLDYRTVGRNRDVDLGIVGDAGLVLAAAAQAASGRLDSGAGRRKEWIEELRAVEEAAETERLPLLRSDAAPIHPYRLVAEIDDFLTEDSVFIGDGGDIVTFSGQVVRPKAPGHWMDPGPLGTLGVGVPFALAAKRARPDKEVVALFGDGAFSLTGWDFETLVRFGLPFVGIVGNNSSMNQIRYGQRAKYGEARERVGNTLGDVPYDAFARMLGGHGEEVRDPAQIRPALERARRSGLPSLINVWVDPDAYAPGTVHQTMYK